The following proteins come from a genomic window of Mucinivorans hirudinis:
- a CDS encoding Membrane protein associated with methylmalonyl-CoA decarboxylase encodes MLMKKILLIIALSLGCFAVSAQGIKDIRINEILVLNEDSYADAYAHKVGWIELFNSGYSQVNISAAYFRHIYGNDTVTYRIPKGDTRTNMAPQGYLVFFCDGVADKGTFHTNFRLDADSAQIAANGGKMVLQLLDQSGKNVIDCIEYDVTTQTVDNSYGRVLNDEGELVLAELATVTPMQSNETHERIPKSELFFKEDPSGISMAIVAMSVVFSALLLLYLIFKNVGKLMQSTARKKAERELIAAAPTPAAKVAVAAIPIDEDIDGETVAAIAMALLRYEDNLHDIENTILTINKVAKVYSPWSSKIYSMRQMPNRK; translated from the coding sequence ATGTTAATGAAAAAGATACTATTAATAATAGCGTTGTCATTAGGTTGCTTTGCTGTCTCGGCACAGGGTATCAAAGATATAAGAATCAATGAGATACTTGTTTTGAACGAAGATAGCTATGCAGATGCCTACGCACACAAAGTCGGTTGGATAGAACTCTTTAACTCGGGATACTCTCAAGTTAATATTTCTGCTGCCTACTTTCGTCACATCTACGGAAACGACACGGTAACCTATCGTATTCCCAAGGGCGACACCCGCACAAATATGGCACCTCAGGGCTACTTGGTGTTCTTCTGTGACGGTGTAGCCGACAAAGGAACTTTCCACACTAACTTCCGTTTGGACGCCGACTCGGCACAAATTGCTGCCAATGGCGGTAAAATGGTGCTCCAACTACTCGACCAAAGTGGCAAAAACGTAATTGACTGCATTGAATATGATGTTACCACCCAGACGGTTGACAACTCCTACGGACGCGTGTTAAACGATGAAGGCGAACTTGTCCTTGCAGAACTCGCGACCGTTACTCCAATGCAATCCAACGAAACCCACGAGCGCATCCCTAAGTCTGAGCTTTTCTTTAAGGAGGACCCTTCAGGAATCTCAATGGCTATCGTGGCAATGTCGGTTGTGTTCTCGGCGTTACTGTTGTTGTACCTGATTTTCAAAAATGTAGGTAAGCTGATGCAAAGCACTGCTCGCAAGAAAGCTGAAAGAGAGCTTATTGCTGCCGCTCCTACGCCTGCTGCCAAAGTTGCGGTTGCTGCCATACCTATAGACGAAGATATAGACGGTGAGACAGTTGCTGCAATAGCTATGGCTCTTTTAAGATACGAGGATAATCTCCACGATATTGAGAATACCATTCTGACTATAAATAAAGTAGCAAAGGTTTACTCTCCTTGGAGCTCCAAAATCTACTCAATGCGTCAAATGCCTAATCGTAAATAA
- a CDS encoding 6-phosphogluconolactonase, producing the protein MGIANPSYLALADSVIYAVSEAGGCGSVVALTKKDLRKLWELTSYGNSPCYVDVKGQFMAVGNYGSGNFVIYSGDEPVANVSHGDSLTGANVHCTRFLGDELWVADLGRDKLYVYDCQGKLLRDMSTDVGSGPRHFDFHPTLPVVYLLCEVSGSIYVYSRNGEQLQVAREGNLADNVGSADVHLTGDGRFLYATYRGAENAIVVYKVDGQGYLQFVEKYPCGGLHPRNFVIAPGDKYLLVANRDSNNIVTFEIDTQSGALTYRSEFVVTKPVCLKF; encoded by the coding sequence GTGGGGATTGCCAATCCATCCTATTTGGCTCTTGCCGATAGTGTCATCTATGCCGTTAGTGAAGCCGGTGGTTGCGGAAGTGTTGTTGCTCTGACCAAAAAAGATTTGCGAAAATTATGGGAGCTGACCAGTTACGGCAATTCGCCCTGCTATGTAGATGTAAAAGGGCAATTTATGGCTGTGGGTAACTATGGTAGTGGTAATTTTGTGATATACAGTGGCGATGAGCCGGTAGCAAATGTTTCGCACGGCGATTCGCTCACCGGAGCAAACGTCCACTGCACCCGTTTTTTGGGCGATGAACTTTGGGTTGCCGACTTGGGTAGAGATAAACTATATGTCTATGATTGTCAAGGTAAGTTGTTGAGAGATATGAGTACGGATGTGGGAAGTGGTCCGCGCCATTTTGATTTCCACCCCACACTTCCGGTGGTCTACCTGCTCTGTGAGGTGTCGGGCTCGATATATGTCTACTCACGCAACGGTGAGCAGTTGCAGGTTGCGCGCGAGGGCAACTTGGCTGATAATGTCGGCAGTGCAGATGTTCATCTGACAGGTGACGGGCGTTTCCTGTATGCTACTTATCGAGGGGCGGAAAATGCAATAGTTGTCTACAAGGTGGATGGGCAGGGCTATCTGCAATTTGTAGAGAAGTACCCTTGCGGCGGTTTACACCCGCGCAATTTTGTGATAGCGCCGGGCGACAAATATCTACTGGTTGCAAATCGAGACTCAAATAACATTGTCACTTTTGAAATAGATACTCAAAGTGGAGCTCTCACATATCGCAGTGAGTTTGTTGTGACCAAACCTGTATGCCTTAAATTTTGA
- a CDS encoding Putative oxalate:formate antiporter — translation MVQKISDSVAARWTVLIAVSLTMMCGYFMCDVMSPLKTLLQEIMGWDSVEYGVFSSSYGWLNVILLMLIVGGVILDKKGARFTGVFATGVMLIGAVLKYYGIEFIDPTIRTTLPFFGEMRLQLLVTSLGYAIFAFGYETMGITATKIIVRWFKGKEMALALGMQVAFARLGTMLAMVAPIPIYNMFGKLSTPILFCTVLLLFGFAIFMVFVVMDRKLDKERAQEALADDEKFRFSDILLIFRNRGFWYIAMLCLLFYAAVFPFLKFATEFMIIKFNVNPEYAGIIPGLLPLGTLFLTPLFGGIYDKKGKGATIMLIGTLMLVGVYITFSITGLNHWLVAVAMMIVLGIAFSLVPSAMWPSVAKIIPMERLGSAYALIFWVQNIGLAGVPLVVGIVLDKYGKVGDSYDYTYPVYIFLALCLTSVIFALLLKREDRVKGYGLEKPNIKK, via the coding sequence ATGGTTCAAAAAATCAGCGACTCGGTCGCAGCGCGCTGGACGGTACTTATCGCGGTATCGCTCACGATGATGTGCGGTTATTTTATGTGCGATGTTATGTCACCACTCAAAACGCTCCTTCAGGAGATAATGGGCTGGGACAGTGTCGAATACGGGGTATTTTCGAGCAGTTACGGCTGGTTGAATGTTATATTGCTGATGTTGATTGTCGGCGGCGTTATTCTCGACAAAAAGGGAGCTCGTTTTACCGGTGTCTTCGCCACGGGTGTGATGCTCATAGGCGCTGTGCTGAAATATTACGGCATCGAATTCATCGACCCCACCATCCGCACTACCCTACCCTTTTTTGGCGAAATGCGCCTGCAACTGCTTGTAACCTCGCTTGGTTACGCTATTTTCGCATTTGGCTATGAGACTATGGGTATCACAGCTACAAAGATTATCGTGCGTTGGTTCAAGGGTAAGGAGATGGCTTTGGCGCTCGGAATGCAGGTGGCGTTTGCACGGTTGGGCACAATGTTGGCAATGGTTGCTCCCATACCTATATATAATATGTTCGGCAAACTGTCCACCCCCATTCTTTTCTGTACGGTATTACTTCTTTTTGGTTTTGCCATATTTATGGTATTTGTGGTGATGGATAGAAAGTTAGATAAAGAGCGGGCACAAGAGGCTTTGGCTGATGACGAGAAATTTCGCTTCTCGGATATTTTGCTTATTTTCCGCAATCGCGGCTTTTGGTATATCGCAATGCTCTGCCTGCTATTCTATGCTGCGGTCTTTCCTTTCTTGAAATTTGCCACAGAGTTTATGATAATTAAGTTTAACGTAAACCCCGAATATGCAGGTATAATTCCCGGCTTGCTGCCGCTTGGAACGCTGTTCTTGACCCCTCTCTTCGGCGGAATCTATGACAAAAAGGGTAAGGGTGCGACTATTATGTTGATTGGTACATTGATGCTGGTCGGGGTCTATATCACCTTCTCGATTACTGGATTAAACCATTGGTTGGTTGCCGTGGCGATGATGATTGTGTTGGGCATTGCATTTTCGCTCGTACCATCTGCAATGTGGCCCTCGGTTGCTAAGATTATTCCTATGGAACGTTTGGGTAGCGCCTATGCACTGATCTTCTGGGTACAAAATATCGGTTTGGCAGGCGTTCCCCTTGTGGTTGGCATTGTGCTCGATAAATATGGCAAGGTAGGTGATAGTTACGACTATACTTACCCCGTCTATATTTTCTTAGCTCTCTGTTTGACTTCGGTAATTTTCGCGCTACTGCTAAAACGAGAGGACAGAGTCAAAGGCTACGGCTTGGAAAAACCTAATATTAAAAAATAG
- a CDS encoding Methylmalonyl-CoA decarboxylase, alpha chain: protein MSTNSDKIKQLIALREKAKLGGGQKRIDGQHKKGKLTARERIDLLLDEGSFEEFDMFVTHRCHNFGLENETYYGDGVVTGYGTIDGRLVYVFSQDFTVFGGSLSESFASKICKVMDAAMKNGAPCIGINDSGGARIQEAVNALSGYTEIFQRNILASGVIPQISVISGPCAGGAVYSPALTDFILMNKGISYMFVTGPKVVKTVTGEDVTQEQLGGASIHSTKSGVAHFVSETEEEGLQMVRKLISFVPSNNLEEAPLVACTDAIDRLEDTLNEIIPDNPNKPYNVLDVIHAIVDDGEFLESQRAYAQNIVTGFARFNGMSVGIIANQPKYLAGVLDIKASCKAARFVRFCDAFNIPILTLVDVPGFLPGTAQEYGGIINHGAKLLFAYGEATVPKVTVILRKAYGGAYCVMSSKHLRGDINYSWPTGEIAVMGASGAVEVLMAKDLATIEDAEARAKKQFEYEEDYREKFANPYQAAKYGYIDDVIEPRNTRFRVIRAFQSLTTKKVTNPPKKHSNIPL, encoded by the coding sequence ATGAGTACAAATTCAGATAAAATCAAACAGCTTATCGCACTGCGCGAAAAGGCTAAATTGGGCGGCGGTCAGAAACGTATCGACGGTCAGCACAAAAAAGGCAAGCTAACGGCTCGCGAACGTATCGACCTATTGTTGGACGAGGGCTCCTTCGAGGAGTTTGATATGTTTGTTACGCACCGTTGCCACAACTTCGGTTTGGAGAACGAGACCTACTATGGCGATGGCGTGGTGACCGGTTACGGCACTATCGACGGACGTTTGGTATATGTCTTCTCGCAGGATTTCACTGTATTCGGCGGTTCGCTCTCTGAATCTTTTGCGTCGAAAATCTGCAAGGTTATGGACGCAGCTATGAAAAATGGCGCGCCCTGCATCGGCATTAACGACTCGGGCGGTGCTCGTATACAGGAGGCTGTGAATGCTTTGAGCGGTTATACCGAAATTTTCCAACGCAATATTTTGGCATCAGGTGTTATTCCTCAAATCTCTGTGATTTCAGGTCCTTGCGCCGGTGGTGCGGTATATTCACCTGCACTGACGGACTTTATTCTTATGAATAAAGGCATCTCATATATGTTCGTAACAGGACCTAAGGTTGTGAAAACAGTTACGGGCGAGGATGTTACACAGGAGCAACTTGGCGGTGCATCGATTCATTCTACCAAGTCGGGCGTGGCACACTTTGTGAGCGAAACCGAAGAGGAGGGTCTGCAGATGGTTCGTAAACTCATCAGCTTTGTACCTTCAAACAACTTGGAGGAGGCTCCTCTTGTGGCTTGCACGGATGCTATCGACCGTCTGGAAGATACTCTTAATGAGATTATTCCCGACAATCCTAATAAACCCTACAACGTACTTGACGTAATCCACGCCATTGTGGACGATGGCGAGTTCCTTGAGTCGCAACGTGCTTATGCTCAAAATATTGTGACCGGTTTTGCCCGTTTCAACGGTATGTCGGTGGGTATCATCGCAAATCAGCCTAAGTATTTGGCGGGTGTGTTGGATATTAAGGCTTCGTGCAAGGCGGCTCGTTTTGTTCGTTTTTGCGATGCTTTCAATATTCCTATTCTCACTTTGGTGGACGTTCCTGGCTTCTTGCCGGGTACTGCACAGGAGTATGGCGGTATTATCAACCACGGTGCTAAGTTGTTGTTCGCTTATGGCGAGGCGACTGTGCCAAAGGTAACTGTGATATTAAGAAAGGCTTATGGTGGTGCTTACTGTGTGATGAGTTCTAAACACCTTCGTGGCGACATCAACTACTCTTGGCCCACCGGCGAAATTGCGGTTATGGGCGCGAGTGGTGCTGTTGAGGTGTTGATGGCTAAGGATTTGGCAACAATCGAGGATGCAGAGGCACGTGCTAAGAAGCAGTTTGAATACGAGGAAGATTATCGTGAAAAATTCGCTAACCCCTATCAGGCAGCTAAATATGGCTATATTGATGATGTTATCGAACCACGCAATACCCGCTTCCGCGTAATCCGCGCCTTCCAGTCATTGACAACTAAGAAGGTTACAAACCCGCCTAAAAAGCACTCTAATATTCCATTGTAA
- a CDS encoding Enoyl-[acyl-carrier-protein] reductase (NADH): MYNLLKGKKGIIFGALNEKSIAWQVAQRAVEEGAQIVLTNTAMAARMGETQELADKLGTIFVPADATSVEDLELLIDRAMEHFGGKFDFILHSIGMSPNVRKGRKYDDLDYGLLQKTLDISAISFHKVMQVARKKDAINEWGSIVALSYIAAQRTLYGYNDMADAKALLESIARSFGYIYGREKRIRVNTISQSPTPTTAGSGVMGLDGLMDFSNRMSPLGNATALDCADYVLTLFSDLTRKVTMQNLFHDGGFSSMGMSRRAMKIYSQQLAEMAAAEEANIIFQDVSRR, translated from the coding sequence ATGTACAACTTATTAAAAGGAAAAAAAGGCATCATATTCGGTGCATTGAACGAAAAGTCCATCGCCTGGCAAGTGGCGCAACGCGCTGTGGAGGAAGGAGCGCAAATCGTCCTTACCAACACTGCAATGGCAGCACGTATGGGAGAGACCCAAGAGCTGGCAGACAAACTGGGTACTATATTCGTTCCGGCTGATGCCACTTCAGTCGAGGATTTGGAACTGCTCATAGATAGGGCTATGGAACATTTCGGCGGAAAATTCGACTTCATTCTCCACTCAATAGGTATGTCTCCTAACGTGAGAAAGGGGCGTAAATACGATGATTTGGACTATGGCTTATTGCAAAAAACTCTTGACATTTCCGCAATATCTTTTCACAAAGTGATGCAGGTTGCACGTAAAAAGGATGCTATCAACGAGTGGGGCTCCATTGTGGCGCTTTCCTATATTGCTGCTCAGCGAACACTATACGGATACAACGATATGGCGGATGCAAAGGCACTTTTGGAGAGTATTGCGCGCAGCTTCGGTTACATCTATGGACGAGAAAAGAGAATCCGCGTAAACACCATATCACAATCACCAACACCGACGACAGCGGGTAGTGGAGTGATGGGGTTGGACGGATTGATGGATTTTTCTAACCGTATGTCTCCGCTAGGCAATGCAACAGCTTTGGATTGTGCCGATTACGTGCTTACACTCTTTTCTGACCTCACACGCAAGGTCACGATGCAGAATCTATTCCACGATGGCGGATTCTCGTCTATGGGTATGAGCCGTCGTGCGATGAAGATTTACAGCCAGCAACTTGCCGAGATGGCTGCTGCGGAAGAGGCAAATATTATCTTCCAAGATGTTAGTCGAAGATAG
- a CDS encoding Mobile element protein, whose translation MGATQISLAERREMVEKNHPRLSLVQQCILLNICRSGIYYASKGRASADELAVKAEIDRTYTKMPFYGVERMTEHLRKKGFTISPKRVRRYFRDMCISAIYPKPNTTWHNKEHKIYPYLLRGLTIDRVNQVWSTDITYIPMNGGYMYLCAIIDWHSRFVLAWGISNTHDSEFCQELLKEAIARYGKPEIFNTDQGSEFTAKEFVKILEENEIQISMDGKGRALDNIFVERLWRSVKYEYIYLSNPGSGKELYDGLTDYFRLYNTERLHQSLEYKTPSEVYMTAA comes from the coding sequence GTGGGAGCTACTCAAATCTCGTTAGCCGAGCGTAGAGAGATGGTAGAAAAGAATCATCCTCGGCTGAGTTTAGTTCAGCAGTGCATATTGCTAAACATTTGCCGCAGTGGCATATACTATGCGAGCAAAGGAAGAGCAAGTGCAGATGAGCTTGCTGTTAAAGCAGAGATAGACCGCACCTATACCAAAATGCCTTTCTATGGTGTCGAGCGGATGACTGAACACTTGCGAAAGAAAGGTTTTACGATAAGCCCTAAGCGAGTGCGTCGTTACTTTCGGGATATGTGCATCAGTGCTATCTACCCCAAGCCTAACACCACGTGGCATAATAAGGAGCATAAGATATACCCCTATCTATTGCGAGGATTAACTATTGACAGGGTAAATCAGGTTTGGAGTACCGACATCACCTATATCCCAATGAATGGAGGTTATATGTACCTGTGCGCCATCATTGATTGGCATTCACGCTTTGTGTTGGCTTGGGGGATAAGCAATACCCACGATAGCGAGTTCTGCCAAGAGTTGCTCAAAGAGGCTATTGCCAGATACGGCAAGCCGGAGATATTCAACACCGACCAAGGGAGTGAGTTCACGGCCAAGGAGTTCGTTAAGATACTTGAAGAAAATGAGATACAGATAAGTATGGACGGTAAAGGTAGGGCTTTGGATAATATTTTTGTCGAAAGGTTGTGGCGCAGCGTAAAATATGAGTATATTTACCTGTCGAACCCCGGCAGCGGCAAAGAGTTATATGATGGCTTGACTGACTATTTTCGTCTTTACAACACCGAAAGGCTACATCAATCGCTTGAATACAAGACTCCGAGTGAGGTCTATATGACGGCGGCATAG
- a CDS encoding Methylmalonyl-CoA decarboxylase, beta chain yields the protein MDFILENLQTFIGFTGFANATVGNIIMIVVGLIFLYLGIAKKFEPMLLVPIGFGILVGNIPFAPGYQIGIYEDGSVLNYLYFGVMKGIYPPLIFLGIGAMTDFSALISNPKLMLIGAAAQFGIFGAYMGSLALGFSAAEAGAIGIIGGADGPTAIFLSSKLAPDLMGAIAISAYSYMALVPVIQPPIMKLLTTSKERVMRMKPPRQVSEREKILFPIIGMLLTTFLVPSGLPLLGMLFFGNLLKESGVTRRLANTASNQLIDIVTILLGLTVGASTQAQTFLTEKSIFIFFLGACSFIVATTSGILFVKFFNLFLKDGNKINPLIGNSGVSAVPDSARVSQEVGHHYDKTNYLLMHAMGPNVAGVIGSAVAAGILLGFLA from the coding sequence ATGGATTTCATTTTAGAAAACTTACAGACATTTATAGGCTTCACCGGCTTTGCAAATGCTACCGTTGGTAATATCATAATGATTGTTGTCGGCTTGATATTCCTATACCTCGGTATTGCCAAAAAGTTTGAGCCGATGTTGCTTGTTCCCATAGGTTTCGGCATTCTAGTGGGTAATATTCCGTTTGCTCCGGGTTACCAAATCGGCATCTACGAAGACGGTTCGGTGCTTAACTACCTCTACTTCGGAGTAATGAAGGGGATTTATCCTCCTCTTATCTTCCTTGGTATTGGCGCGATGACGGACTTTTCCGCCTTGATTTCGAACCCGAAATTGATGTTGATTGGTGCTGCAGCACAGTTCGGTATCTTTGGTGCATATATGGGTTCGTTGGCACTCGGATTTTCGGCAGCCGAAGCGGGAGCTATCGGCATCATCGGTGGTGCGGACGGTCCTACTGCTATCTTCCTATCCTCTAAACTCGCTCCCGACCTTATGGGTGCCATCGCTATTTCGGCATACTCCTATATGGCTCTCGTGCCCGTGATTCAGCCCCCGATTATGAAACTGCTGACAACCTCAAAGGAGAGAGTTATGCGTATGAAACCTCCTCGTCAGGTGTCCGAACGCGAGAAGATTCTTTTTCCCATAATCGGTATGTTACTGACCACATTCCTCGTGCCTTCCGGTCTTCCGCTATTGGGTATGTTGTTCTTTGGCAATCTATTGAAGGAATCAGGCGTGACGCGTCGTTTGGCTAATACTGCTTCCAATCAGTTGATTGACATCGTAACAATTCTACTTGGTCTAACCGTAGGTGCTTCGACTCAGGCGCAAACATTCCTCACGGAGAAGTCAATATTTATCTTCTTCTTGGGTGCTTGTTCGTTTATTGTTGCGACAACTTCCGGTATCTTGTTTGTTAAATTCTTCAACCTCTTCCTCAAGGATGGTAACAAGATTAACCCGCTTATCGGAAACTCGGGTGTGTCGGCAGTGCCCGACTCGGCGCGCGTTTCTCAGGAGGTGGGACACCACTACGACAAGACCAACTACCTGTTGATGCATGCTATGGGTCCCAACGTGGCAGGCGTAATCGGCTCGGCTGTTGCCGCCGGTATCCTGCTAGGCTTCTTGGCGTAA
- a CDS encoding tRNA (guanosine(18)-2'-O)-methyltransferase — translation MTKTEIQQIRALHSKEGRAEQGLFIAEGKKLVGDLLQSNLKIARIYRTGQIEASEMSRISALKTPTDTLALVEIPQWQPVSKGLRLVLDGVQDPGNLGTIIRIADWFGIGDVFCSLGSADCFNPKVVQATMGAIARVRVHYVDLTELLQGVELPIYGTFLEGENIYDTPLEGQGFVVMGSEGRGISEDIEKLITKKLYIPNFAAGVAVESLNVAVATAITCSEFKRRRL, via the coding sequence ATGACCAAGACTGAGATACAACAGATTCGCGCACTCCACTCCAAAGAGGGGCGTGCTGAGCAGGGCTTGTTTATAGCCGAGGGCAAAAAACTTGTCGGCGATTTGTTGCAGTCTAATCTGAAAATAGCAAGAATATATCGAACCGGGCAAATCGAAGCAAGCGAAATGTCGCGCATTTCAGCACTAAAAACTCCGACAGATACGTTAGCATTGGTAGAAATTCCACAATGGCAGCCGGTAAGCAAGGGATTGCGCTTGGTTTTAGATGGGGTTCAAGACCCCGGAAACCTAGGCACGATAATACGTATTGCCGACTGGTTCGGAATTGGTGATGTTTTTTGCTCTTTGGGCTCTGCCGACTGCTTCAATCCAAAAGTAGTGCAGGCAACAATGGGTGCAATAGCAAGAGTGAGAGTTCATTATGTTGATTTGACAGAGTTATTGCAAGGAGTAGAATTGCCCATTTACGGTACTTTTTTAGAGGGCGAGAATATTTACGACACTCCATTAGAGGGGCAAGGTTTCGTAGTGATGGGTAGCGAAGGACGCGGCATAAGTGAAGATATTGAAAAGCTGATTACTAAAAAGTTGTATATACCAAACTTTGCAGCAGGCGTAGCTGTCGAGTCGCTGAATGTAGCAGTGGCGACAGCAATTACCTGCTCAGAGTTCAAAAGAAGGAGACTATGA
- a CDS encoding Methylmalonyl-CoA epimerase, with translation MEVTHIEHIGIAVKSLEAAIPVWEQMLGTKCYNIEEVAEQRVRTAFFKVGNSKIELLEATSPESAIAKHIEARGEGVQHIAFAVDNLQGSLDELAEGGIRLIDAKPRKGAEGLNIAFIHPKSTGGVLTELCCE, from the coding sequence ATGGAAGTAACACACATTGAACACATTGGTATTGCAGTCAAATCATTAGAGGCTGCAATACCTGTTTGGGAACAGATGTTGGGCACAAAGTGCTACAACATTGAGGAGGTTGCCGAGCAGAGGGTGCGTACCGCCTTTTTTAAGGTGGGAAACAGCAAAATTGAGCTTTTGGAGGCTACCTCGCCCGAGAGTGCAATCGCAAAACATATCGAGGCGCGCGGAGAGGGGGTTCAGCACATAGCCTTTGCGGTTGATAATCTTCAAGGCAGTTTGGACGAATTGGCAGAGGGCGGCATCCGCCTTATCGACGCAAAACCTCGCAAAGGCGCGGAAGGGCTCAATATTGCCTTCATTCACCCCAAATCGACCGGTGGTGTGTTAACGGAACTTTGCTGCGAATAA
- a CDS encoding Transaldolase: MKFFLDTANLAQISQAASLGVIDGVTTNPSLMAKEGVSGREVIRNHYIAICSLVDGDISAEVLATDYEGMVVEGVSLSELHPNIVVKIPCTADGIRAIKTLASRGIKTNCTLIFSVGQALLAAKAGASYVSPFVGRLDDVGADGVELVGQIVEVFARYGYPTQVLAASIRNAAHIVGCLEVGADVATCPLQPILDLLKHPLTDKGLEIFKLDTEKLR; this comes from the coding sequence ATGAAATTTTTTTTGGACACGGCAAATTTGGCTCAGATTAGCCAAGCCGCTTCATTGGGAGTAATTGACGGGGTAACCACCAACCCATCTCTGATGGCAAAGGAGGGGGTGAGTGGGCGGGAGGTAATTCGTAATCATTACATTGCTATCTGTTCGCTGGTTGATGGAGATATTTCCGCCGAAGTACTCGCCACCGACTACGAAGGTATGGTTGTCGAGGGAGTCTCCCTGTCGGAGCTCCATCCTAATATTGTTGTGAAAATACCTTGTACGGCGGATGGTATTCGTGCTATAAAAACATTGGCGAGCAGAGGCATAAAAACAAACTGTACTCTGATTTTCTCCGTCGGTCAGGCATTGCTTGCCGCCAAGGCAGGGGCGAGTTATGTTTCTCCGTTTGTTGGTCGGTTGGATGATGTGGGGGCGGACGGTGTAGAGCTCGTTGGGCAGATAGTGGAAGTGTTTGCTAGATATGGCTATCCCACTCAGGTGCTTGCGGCTTCTATCCGCAATGCAGCACACATTGTTGGTTGTTTGGAGGTCGGAGCAGATGTGGCAACGTGTCCCTTGCAGCCGATTTTGGATTTGTTGAAACACCCGCTTACGGACAAAGGGCTCGAAATTTTCAAACTCGACACGGAGAAGTTGAGATAG
- a CDS encoding Biotin carboxyl carrier protein of methylmalonyl-CoA decarboxylase, which yields MKEYKMKINGNDYAVTIKNMEDNVAEVEVNGSLYKVDVEGVQAPRVVKTPKIVPASTAPSGSTAKVTAEMSSPAATASVVGGNIKSPLPGTILDVMVREGDVVKIGQRLMLLEAMKMENNIDADRDGKVIAIKVRKGDSVLEGDVLITIG from the coding sequence ATGAAAGAATATAAAATGAAGATAAACGGCAATGACTATGCCGTTACAATAAAAAATATGGAGGACAACGTTGCCGAAGTAGAGGTAAACGGATCGCTATACAAGGTTGATGTTGAAGGTGTTCAAGCTCCAAGAGTTGTGAAGACACCAAAGATCGTTCCGGCATCGACAGCTCCGAGCGGCTCCACTGCCAAGGTTACTGCCGAAATGAGCTCTCCTGCTGCTACTGCATCTGTTGTGGGCGGCAATATTAAGTCGCCGCTACCCGGCACCATCCTAGATGTGATGGTTCGCGAGGGTGATGTAGTCAAAATAGGACAGCGTTTGATGCTGCTCGAAGCTATGAAGATGGAGAATAATATAGACGCCGATCGTGACGGTAAAGTTATCGCTATCAAAGTGCGCAAGGGCGACTCTGTACTCGAAGGAGACGTTTTGATAACTATTGGATAA